CCACGCCGCACAACAACACGGTAACCAATAACAACGCCAATAGGGTTTCGCTCTTGTTCATAGCGCCTATTGCAACACGAGAAATATGGTTTGTTCAAGGACAAGCCAACGTGTGGATAAAAATTTCTGCTAGAAACGAACGGTTTGGATTTCGCCCCACACCATCGGCCCAAGCGGCATAAACGGAACATAAATACGAACAGAGGCGGATTGATTGGGCAGCAGTTTTCGCGACAACCGCATGTAACCGGTCAGGCTGTCTTGGGTCAACGGTGCATACGCCCTCTGCGGCGGACGCACCCACGCCGAACGCGCCCAACCATCAATGCCTCTCACAAAATACAACACCTGGCTTTCACGCTGGTACGCGTCGCCGTTGAAGAACCACGTCCAGTTGTCTTGCCAGGGCAGCGGCGCGTCGATGGTTTCGCCGAGCGCTCCTTTTTGTGAAAGAAACATGCCGCGCCCGCCGGTTTCTTGCGGGCTGTGCCGCCACGCGCACCAGAACACCGCATCAGACTGCGCCCCCGGCTTCGCGACAGCGGTCGCATCAATCACGCCCACGCGTACGGTCGCGCTGGTGGTTTGCACCACCACTTCAGCGGCGTGAAATTGATAGACGTGATCGCCAAAGTCTACGGAGAAATCCATCCCCCCCTGAGCGTTAGGGCGAAATAGTTTTGGAGCCACGTCAGCGCGGTCGCCGACGAACAATTGCAACTCGCCCTGCGCCGCTTGCAGCGTTCCACTAGCGGTCAGAACAATTCCATTGGGGATAGAACGGACAATTTCTTCTTGGCTATAGACAAAATGAGAAGCAAGAGCGAAAAGGCTCAATGCGCTGAGGCAGGCCGTCATGCAGCGGAAGAATCGCGTCAACATAAGACTATCGTAAAACAAAATTGGGCCGGGAGAACCCCGGCCCAATAGAAATTGTCTACGAAATAGCGCTTAGGCTTCTTTTTCGACCAAGACTTTGAGTTCGGCGATGGTCTCGCTGGAAAAACGCACCGGGACGGTATAAACGCCCAAGGCTTTGATGGGTTCGTCGAGTTGAATCTTGCGGCGATCCACAACAACGCCTTTTTCCGCCAACGCGTCGGCGATGTTCTGGGCGGTGACGCTACCGAACAGGCGATCTTCGTCGCCCGCCTTCACGTGAATTTTGACCATGGTGCTCGCCAAGCGGTTGGCGACGTCTTGTTCGGTTTTCAACACGCGTTTGCGCTTGTCAAGCAACATCTTTTTGGTGTGCTCAAGCGCTGCCGCATTAGCGCTGGTCGCGATGAACGCCAGCCCTTTGGGGATCAAAAAGTTGCGGGCGTATCCGCCTTTGACTTTAACAACGTCGCCTTCGACGCCTAAGTTTTTGATGCTTTCAGCCAAGATTACTTCCATGATTCTGTTCCTTCCTATCAATCAAGACGGACGCTTTGTCCGCAATTCGTCCAAGTTTAAATTTGCAAACGAGAATTATGCTCGCAGAAGTGAGTTTTTCCAAGGGTAACAGCCCGTTGAGGCGATAAATCGCGCAGGCCCGTCATGACAGCCGTTGAAGTCCTATTATAATGTCACATCTTCGTTTCGAGATATGAGGCTTATGTACAGACGACTTCCTTTTGTTTTATTTTTGCTTGCGCTGGTCATTTCTGTTGATTTTTGCTTGCGAATTTTTCTATTCGACGCCGCGCCGCCGGTCCATCCTCCCACGTTGGAGCAATATGTGGACTTCCTGGCTCCACAGCAGGTCGGCGCGTTGAACCCCAACTTGCCCCTTCTAACAACATCAGAATCGACGCTCAACCACTTTGGCATGAGAGCGGGCGAGGTTCAAATCAAAAAGTCCCCAGACATCGTGCGCATTGCTTTGATGGGCGACTCGACCACGTATGGATGGGGCGTTTCGCAAGACAAAACCTTCGCCGCTCAGTTAGGCGCGCTTCTCAACCAAGACGATGGGCCGAAAGTCGAAACGCTCAACTTCGGCGCACCGGGGTTCACGTCTTATCAAACCTTGAAGCAATACGAATGGCTGGTGCATAACTTTGACCCCGACGTTCTGGTGCTCGCCTTCGGCCTCTACGACGGCTTCGAAGCCCGCGTCTCGGACGCCGAATGGTACGCCCCGCTCGAACAAGCCGGGACCGGCAAACAGCCCGGCCTACTCGACCGTTTCAGCGCGTTGGTACACTGGCGAAATACGCGCAAGCAAAACGCCGCGCTCCAACAAGTTCAATCGCTCTACACCACCCGATTGCAATCCGACGAATGGGTGGAGCGCGTTTCCAATGATGAGATGACCGCCAACCTCTCCGCGATCATCCAACACCACAAGCAAGACGGCGGTTCGGTCATTTTGGCGAACCTCAATTTATTGAATTACCGCACGGAAAAACCCTTACAAACATTGGCGCAAGACATGGGCGCCGCCTATATGGACGCCCGCTCTATGTTTGACAACGTGGGAGGCCGCAGCGAACGTGAACGCGCCGCCAACCTAAACGTCGCGCCAGCCAAACGCACCGAAACCGCTTTTAATGAAACGCCTCGCGTCACCTTTCGGCTCTATGCGCCGCCGGGCAAATTTAAGGTTAAGGGATTCTCGATTGTCGGTCCAAACGATTGGCTGGGCGGCGGCGTTCCAGGCCGCGTGCAGTTATATGATGATGGAACTCATGGCGACGAACGCCCTCTCGATTCGGTCTGGACGCTAACCACCGACTCGCCACCCGCCCGACCGATTGATTACGCCTTTACGCCGACGCTCAAAGAAGGAGCATGGAGCGACCAGAAAAACGACGCGCTGAACGATGAGAAGAACCACGCCTTTTACTATCGCCTGCCCGAAATCCACTGGGCGAACGCCGTCAATGAGAGGACGGTGATCCATGAATTCGGCGCCGCGCCGTTTGAGGAATTTCTACTGCCGGATACAGAAGCGCTGCCCAATGCGCAAGGACACGCCGCCATCGCGCGACGACTGGCGAGCGTAATTCAACAACACGCCCTGCCCGCGCAAAACGTGATTACACGAAAAGAATAAATTGACCGGGTAAATTCAACACACACATCATGCACAGGCAGGATGCGATTATTTCACGATGGGCAGGGCCGTCCAGCGGCCATTGTTTTGGACGCAGAGCATTTTTACTTTGCTTTGAATAAATGAGTTGCGATAGGGCGCTTTGACGCGCGCGCTGACTAAAATGGTTTCCCCGGTCGTTTTTAGATTCAACTCATCCAAAGGCGCATCGACTGCTTCAACCGTATACAGACACTGCGCCGTAAATGCGCGCGGGTCAGGGCCTTTGCTGCGGGTGGGGTCGCTGGCGATATACGACGGCGACAACGCAACCTCATATTGGCTGGATACTGGCAGCGCTTCGTCTGGGTTGAACGAAGCCAACGCCTGCTCAACCGTGGACGCCGCCAGCCAGTCGGTTTGCAATTTCACCAAACCACGATGGGCGCCGTTCGCCTTTTGTTGAATGCGCATCGAAAGCCCGATGTGCATTATCAGAAATACGCTGATAATCACCAAGACGGTCGTAAGAAACGCAAAGCCGCGCTGATTGTGTTTTGCCTTCATGGCCGCGCTCCCTTCACCGACGCCAACAGCAACAACCGCTGCCCTTTGCGCTGCCCGGGCCGCTCCACGCCGGGGCGGGCCCATTCAAGGCGCACCATCCCGCCGGTGATGCTGACCGCAAGATGGGCGCCGTTTAGCGACGTCACCGTCTCAGGCAAAGCGTTCGATACGTCGCGGACGAGATCGCCGTCTTCAATAACGTAGCGCACCGTTCGCTGTTGGAAGCCGTCTTCGATCTGCGTCAGCGCCAGCAAGGCGTCGTCCGGCGTTTGCGCCTGGATGGAGGATTCGATATCAGAACGCAGCCGCTCCAACACCAGTTCGCCTTGGTTCGCCTGGTGCAAATTGGTGCTCGCCATGCGGTTGACCTTTTCCATACCGATCCACAAGCGCCCCACCACGCCGCTCATCACCGTCAATATCAGCACCACGATCACAAGCTCTAGCAATGTGAATCCACGAGTCGGTTTCATGGCGTCGCCTCCGCCGCCTGGCGCCGCGCAATCAGGCGAAAATGGGTTTCTGATGGAAGACCGGGGTGTTGCAGCAGATGGACTTGCATCTCAACCAAACCCGCGACGCCGGTTTGCGCCACAGTGTAATAGCCGTTCATGCGCTGTGCGCCGAATTCCTCCAACGCAATCGGCAGCGGCTGCTGCGCATCAGACGGCGGCGGCAATTCGTCCATTCCGTTGAGCGCCGTCATTTCCGATTGGAGGATGGCGTGAATTTGGGTGCGGTCGATCAGTTGTTTATGAACTACGATGTTCTGCGTCCAGACCGAGAAGGTACCCCCGAACAAGATGCCTATAATCGCGATGACAATCAGCAGTTCGATTAAGGTGAATCCTTGTTCGGCGGTTTTGTGTTTGATGGGTTTGCGGATCCGATACGCGGGCCAAATCCAATCGCTCCAAGTCACCATGCGGGGAATATACGCGCAGGCGATGACCAGAGGCGCAATCACTAGCAGCATGACTGGATTCATAGTAAATGTAATAAACCGCAGCATCGTCTGTAAGAAATTATGATGAGACATAAAAGAACTTGAATTAAAAATCCATTGCGCACTTAAACTAGTCAGCAAGTGATAGAGAACACTCAAAACGAACATCCCCATCATTACGATAAAGGCGAATTTCGGTAAGCATTGAAATACCAGAAACACCGTGACCGTAACCGCCAATATCGCTGTCGCCGTGAGTTGAATTTCTTGAAAATCATTCGCCAGGGCGCTGATCAAGATTAACGCGACCAACGAAAGCGAAATGGTCATACGCGCCAGGCGGTCGTTTTTGATGGAATACGCCATCAATATAATGCTCAAGAGGCTGAATATCTCCGTCGCAATCACTG
The DNA window shown above is from Candidatus Hinthialibacter antarcticus and carries:
- the rplI gene encoding 50S ribosomal protein L9, with amino-acid sequence MEVILAESIKNLGVEGDVVKVKGGYARNFLIPKGLAFIATSANAAALEHTKKMLLDKRKRVLKTEQDVANRLASTMVKIHVKAGDEDRLFGSVTAQNIADALAEKGVVVDRRKIQLDEPIKALGVYTVPVRFSSETIAELKVLVEKEA
- a CDS encoding GDSL-type esterase/lipase family protein, which gives rise to MYRRLPFVLFLLALVISVDFCLRIFLFDAAPPVHPPTLEQYVDFLAPQQVGALNPNLPLLTTSESTLNHFGMRAGEVQIKKSPDIVRIALMGDSTTYGWGVSQDKTFAAQLGALLNQDDGPKVETLNFGAPGFTSYQTLKQYEWLVHNFDPDVLVLAFGLYDGFEARVSDAEWYAPLEQAGTGKQPGLLDRFSALVHWRNTRKQNAALQQVQSLYTTRLQSDEWVERVSNDEMTANLSAIIQHHKQDGGSVILANLNLLNYRTEKPLQTLAQDMGAAYMDARSMFDNVGGRSERERAANLNVAPAKRTETAFNETPRVTFRLYAPPGKFKVKGFSIVGPNDWLGGGVPGRVQLYDDGTHGDERPLDSVWTLTTDSPPARPIDYAFTPTLKEGAWSDQKNDALNDEKNHAFYYRLPEIHWANAVNERTVIHEFGAAPFEEFLLPDTEALPNAQGHAAIARRLASVIQQHALPAQNVITRKE
- a CDS encoding type II secretion system protein encodes the protein MKPTRGFTLLELVIVVLILTVMSGVVGRLWIGMEKVNRMASTNLHQANQGELVLERLRSDIESSIQAQTPDDALLALTQIEDGFQQRTVRYVIEDGDLVRDVSNALPETVTSLNGAHLAVSITGGMVRLEWARPGVERPGQRKGQRLLLLASVKGARP
- a CDS encoding prepilin-type N-terminal cleavage/methylation domain-containing protein; this translates as MNLALQKTEPQNTEPPRFEIRLLLSIWWIFQTVVFVIAGLFIAYCVFAVSKEVVKSSESAFIAVIATEIFSLLSIILMAYSIKNDRLARMTISLSLVALILISALANDFQEIQLTATAILAVTVTVFLVFQCLPKFAFIVMMGMFVLSVLYHLLTSLSAQWIFNSSSFMSHHNFLQTMLRFITFTMNPVMLLVIAPLVIACAYIPRMVTWSDWIWPAYRIRKPIKHKTAEQGFTLIELLIVIAIIGILFGGTFSVWTQNIVVHKQLIDRTQIHAILQSEMTALNGMDELPPPSDAQQPLPIALEEFGAQRMNGYYTVAQTGVAGLVEMQVHLLQHPGLPSETHFRLIARRQAAEATP